One Oryza glaberrima chromosome 11, OglaRS2, whole genome shotgun sequence genomic region harbors:
- the LOC127755596 gene encoding peptidyl-prolyl cis-trans isomerase CYP23 isoform X2 codes for MQYTQLQLNQRREREEVGTGKKKMAALLRHAAAAAAAVVLLIAAAASTDGATSFYASDPNLGSARVVFQTTHGDIEFGFFPHVAPKTVEHIYKLVRLGCYNTNHFFRVDKGFVAQVASVVGGRTAPMNDEQQEEAEKSVVGEFSTVKHVRGILSMGRHSDPNSGGSSFSILLGDAPHLDGQYAVFGRLTKGDDTLRKLEQLPTRREGIFVMPIERISILSTYYYDVDLESCEAEKSILRRRLSESASEVERWRRKCFA; via the exons ATGCAGTATACACAATTGCAGCTAAaccagaggagagagagagaggaggtgggaactgggaagaaaaaaatggcGGCTTTGCTCcgccacgccgcggcggcggcggcggccgtggtccTCCTCatcgcggcggccgcctccaccgacgGCGCCACCAGCTTCTACGCCTCGGACCCAAACCTCGGATCCGCCCGCGTCGTCTTCCAG ACAACTCATGGTGACATTGAGTTTGGCTTCTTTCCTCATGTTGCTCCTAAGACAGTTGAACACATTTACAAACTTGTGAGGCTTGGGTGCTACAACACAAATCACTTTTTCCGG GTTGACAAGGGTTTTGTTGCACAAGTTGCTTCTGTTGTGGGTGGTAGAACTGCCCCCATGAATGATGAGCAGCAAGAGGAAGCAGAGAAATCGGTTGTTGGTGAATTTAGTACTGTCAAGCATGTCAGGGGGATTCTGTCCATGGGAAG GCACTCTGATCCAAACAGTGGTGGTTCTTCCTTTTCCATCCTTCTTGGAGATGCACCACACCTTGATGGACAG TATGCTGTATTTGGAAGGCTCACAAAAGGTGATGATACATTAAGAAAACTTGAGCAACTTCCAACTCGTAGAGAAGGCATATTTGTAATG CCTATTGAGCGTATCAGCATTCTGTCAACATACTATTATG ATGTTGATTTAGAGAGCTGTGAAGCAGAAAAGTCCATTCTTAGGAGGAGACTTTCTGAATCAGCATCAGAAGTTGAGAGATGG AGAAGAAAGTGCTTTGCATGA
- the LOC127755596 gene encoding peptidyl-prolyl cis-trans isomerase CYP23 isoform X1: MAALLRHAAAAAAAVVLLIAAAASTDGATSFYASDPNLGSARVVFQTTHGDIEFGFFPHVAPKTVEHIYKLVRLGCYNTNHFFRVDKGFVAQVASVVGGRTAPMNDEQQEEAEKSVVGEFSTVKHVRGILSMGRHSDPNSGGSSFSILLGDAPHLDGQYAVFGRLTKGDDTLRKLEQLPTRREGIFVMPIERISILSTYYYDVDLESCEAEKSILRRRLSESASEVERWRRKCFA, translated from the exons atggcGGCTTTGCTCcgccacgccgcggcggcggcggcggccgtggtccTCCTCatcgcggcggccgcctccaccgacgGCGCCACCAGCTTCTACGCCTCGGACCCAAACCTCGGATCCGCCCGCGTCGTCTTCCAG ACAACTCATGGTGACATTGAGTTTGGCTTCTTTCCTCATGTTGCTCCTAAGACAGTTGAACACATTTACAAACTTGTGAGGCTTGGGTGCTACAACACAAATCACTTTTTCCGG GTTGACAAGGGTTTTGTTGCACAAGTTGCTTCTGTTGTGGGTGGTAGAACTGCCCCCATGAATGATGAGCAGCAAGAGGAAGCAGAGAAATCGGTTGTTGGTGAATTTAGTACTGTCAAGCATGTCAGGGGGATTCTGTCCATGGGAAG GCACTCTGATCCAAACAGTGGTGGTTCTTCCTTTTCCATCCTTCTTGGAGATGCACCACACCTTGATGGACAG TATGCTGTATTTGGAAGGCTCACAAAAGGTGATGATACATTAAGAAAACTTGAGCAACTTCCAACTCGTAGAGAAGGCATATTTGTAATG CCTATTGAGCGTATCAGCATTCTGTCAACATACTATTATG ATGTTGATTTAGAGAGCTGTGAAGCAGAAAAGTCCATTCTTAGGAGGAGACTTTCTGAATCAGCATCAGAAGTTGAGAGATGG AGAAGAAAGTGCTTTGCATGA
- the LOC127755559 gene encoding transcription factor ILI2 encodes MSSSRRSRTSSRLAAAPPPTDEQMAELISKLQAVLPTRGGEANAKASSAEVLQEACRYIRRLHREADALSERLAELLLLQPSDLAINGADVPDLIRSLLM; translated from the exons ATGTCGTCGAGCCGGCGGAGCCGTACATCGTCGAgattggcggcggcgccgccgccgacggatgAGCAGATGGCGGAGCTCATCTCGAAGCTGCAGGCCGTCCTCCccacccgcggcggcgaggccaatGCCAAG GCGTCAAGTGCCGAGGTGCTGCAGGAGGCGTGCCGCTACATCCGGAGGCTTCACCGGGAGGCGGACGCCCTCAGCGAGAGgctcgccgagctcctcctcctccagccgtcCGATCTCGCCATCAACGGCGCAGATGTGCCCGACCTCATCCGTAGCCTACTCATGTAA
- the LOC127755388 gene encoding uncharacterized protein LOC127755388 has product MGNRNEQQEEEQRGARVPAFGEWDEMKAAGVLPDYSLDFSKIRAVRMQRKEGGPLTTWSSTSGGGVEVGGETERRSSSAAGVVVDGRDRRRRRHRRHSSDGGADLRRPLRHDRAAAPKERSKLGYLFCCIAG; this is encoded by the exons atgggCAACAGAAACGAG cagcaggaggaggagcagcggggGGCGAGGGTGCCGGCGTTCGGCGAGTGGGACGAGATGAAGGCCGCCGGCGTGCTGCCGGACTACTCCCTCGACTTCTCCAAGATCCGCGCCGTCCGCATGCAGCGCAAGGAGGGTGGGCCCCTCACCACCTGGTCCtccacctccggcggcggcgtagaGGTCGGCGGCGAGACGGAGCGGCGCTCATCgtcggccgccggcgtcgtcgtcgacggccgtgatcgccgccgccgccgccaccgccgacacagcagcgacggcggcgccgacctcCGCCGGCCGCTCCGGCACGACCGTGCTGCAGCTCCCAAG GAGAGGAGCAAGCTGGGCTACCTGTTCTGTTGCATTGCTGGATGA
- the LOC127754627 gene encoding ABC transporter F family member 5-like, with product MAAPPMELLSSKLLRSSLRLPPSPSLPSPSSRRLRRHAPIHCRLTSSTTTTTTQEEQSAADDLSSLLSTSTSDEPSSSKKKRSSSSSGASSIPTGVRLEGIAKSYKGVTVLRDVSWEVQRGEKVGLVGVNGAGKTTQLRIIAGLEDPDAGAVVKAKDNMRIAFLSQEFEVCASRTVREEFLAAFEEEMEVRSRLEKVQAALEGATEDMDLMGRLLDELDLLQRRSQDVDLGMVEVKIQKLMPELGFAPEDADRLVASFSGGWQMRMSLGKILLQDPDLLLLDEPTNHVDLDTIEWLESYLKTQEVPMVIISHDRAFLDQLCTKIVETEFGVSKTYKGNYSEYVLAKAIWVETQYAAWEKQQKEIEQTKELINRLGAGVNAGRASSEQKKLEKLEKEGLIEKPFQRKQLKIRFPERGQSGRTVLTIRNLEFGFGEEKLFNNANLIVERGEKIAIIGPNGCGKSTLLKLILGMEKTQGGEVLLGEHNVLPNYFEQNQAEALDLEKTVLDTVAEAAEDWKIDDIKGLLGRCNFRDDMLDRKVQFLSGGEKARLAFCKFLVTPSTLLILDEPTNHLDIPSKEMLEEAISEYTGTVITVSHDRYFVKQIVNRVIEVKDQTIQDYQGDYNYYLERNLEARERELAREEELEEKAPKVKAKSKMSKAEKIARKKQKMQAFQQSKQKSKSLKNAKRWK from the exons ATGGCGGCGCCACCCATGGAGCTCCTCTCCTCCAAgctcctccgctcctccctccgcctccccccctccccttccctcccctccccctcctcccgccgcctccgccgccacgcccccATCCACTGCcgcctcacctcctccaccaccaccaccaccacccaagaAGAGCagtccgccgccgacgacctctcctccctcctctccacctccacctccgacgAGCCCTCCTCCTCGAAGAAGAAGCggtcgagcagcagcagcggcgcgtcGAGCATCCCGACGGGGGTGCGGCTGGAGGGCATCGCCAAGTCCTACAAGGGGGTGACCGTGCTCAGGGACGTTTCTTGGGAGGTGCAGCGCGGCGAGAAGGTCGGACTCGTCGGCGTCAACGGCGCCGGCAAGACGACCCAGCTCCGCATCATCGCCGGCCTCGAGGaccccgacgccggcgccgtcgtcaagGCCAAGGACAACATGAGGATCGCCTTCCTCAGCCAGGAGTTCGAGGTGTGCGCGTCGCGCACCGTCAGGGAGGAGTTCCTCGCCGCGttcgaggaggagatggaggtgaGGTCCCGCCTGGAGAAGGTGCAGGCCGCGCTGGAGGGCGCCACCGAGGACATGGACCTcatggggcgcctcctcgacgAGCTCGACCTGCTGCAGCGGCGGTCGCAGGACGTCGACCTCGGGATGGTCGAGGTCAAGATCCAGAAGCTCATGCCCGAGCTCGGGTTCGCTCCCGAGGACGCCGaccgcctcgtcgcctcctTCAGTGGTGGGTGGCAGATGAGGATGTCCCTCGGCAAGATTCTTCTTCAG GATCCCGATTTGCTGCTGCTCGATGAGCCGACCAATCACGTCGATTTGGACACCATTGAGTGGCTGGAGAGTTACCTCAAGACGCAGGAAGTGCCGATGGTCATCATTTCTCATGACAGGGCTTTCCTGGATCAGTTGTGTACCAAGATAGTGGAAACTGAATTCGGCGTGTCCAAAACGTACAAGGGAAACTATTCGGAATACGTTTTGGCGAAGGCGATTTGGGTGGAGACTCAGTATGCCGCATGGGAGAAGCAGCAGAAGGAGATTGAGCAGACAAAGGAACTGATAAACAGACTTGGGGCTGGAGTTAACGCAGGGCGTGCATCGAGTGAGCAGAAG AAATTGGAAAAGCTTGAAAAGGAAGGATTGATTGAGAAGCCTTTCCAAAGGAAGCAGTTGAAGATCAGATTTCCAGAGCGTGGGCAAAGCGGTAGAACTGTATTGACAATAAGGAATCTCGAATTTGGATTTGGGGAAGAG AAATTGTTCAATAATGCAAATCTAATAGTTGAGAGAGGTGAAAAGATAGCCATAATTGGCCCCAATGGATGTGGGAAAAGCACTTTACTTAAGCTTATTTTGGGGATGGAGAAGACACAAGGAGGCGAAGTACTTCTTGGGGAGCATAATGTATTGCCTAATTATTTCGAGCAAAATCAG GCTGAAGCACTTGATTTGGAGAAAACTGTGCTGGATACTGTAGCAGAAGCAGCAGAGGATTGGAAAATTGATGATATCAAAGGTCTCCTTGGTCGTTGCAACTTTAGGGATGATATGTTGGATAGAAAGGTTCAATTCTTAAGTGGTGGAGAGAAG GCGAGGCTTGCCTTCTGCAAGTTCTTGGTGACTCCATCTACTTTATTGATATTGGATGAACCAACAAATCACCTTGATATTCCATCGAAAGAAATGCTTGAG GAGGCAATTTCAGAATACACAGGCACTGTTATAACAGTTTCTCATGACCGGTATTTCGTAAAGCAAATTGTTAACAGAGTTATTGAAGTGAAAGATCAGACTATTCAGGACTATCAAGGAGATTACAAT TATTACCTTGAAAGGAATCTTGAGGCCAGAGAGAGGGAacttgcacgtgaggaagagcTCGAGGAGAAAGCCCCCAAAGTAAAGGCCAAGTCAAAAATGTCAAAG GCAGAGAAAATTGCCAGAAAGAAGCAGAAGATGCAGGCATTCCAGCAAAGCAAGCAAAAATCGAAATCGCTGAAAAACGCGAAGAGGTGGAAGTGA
- the LOC127754629 gene encoding UBP1-associated protein 2A-like, which translates to MEKKKEKPNRKRRKPRQDPSPDSGPDSDSDSDCSPLSSPTSLRRLLDPYSKPRLLALLSDAAADDPTLLARIRAAADASPSHRRLFVHGLPPHADESTLAEAFSRFGPLAECDVVARRATGACKGFGFVTFLSRAAARRALRGGVVVAGRAVSAQFATAGADPSSGAAAAGRRVYVTNVAPGASAERLRAFFAGFGELEGGPFGFDADTGSSSRGCALFVYRAAEGARRALEEPYRVFEGRTLHCQLAADPARKSKPRAPPPPPPAPAAVASPLPALQPVLDAVVASGVGDLAKYAQNPAQAAALLGKNPILAAAVLNSALASTTAALKPNPAAASSINPAAVARSSPVAAPAMKPLAPRSPAADAAAVVPSPVKIGAGISGGAGLLGPYKPPSSPMLASSIGQRDQC; encoded by the coding sequence atggagaaaaagaaagagaaacccAACCGCAAACGCCGCAAACCTCGGCAAGACCCCTCCCCGGACTCCGGccccgactccgactccgactccgactgcTCGCCGCTGTCCTCCCCGACCTccctgcgccgcctcctcgacccCTACTCCAAGCCCCGCCTCCTCGCGCTCCTctcggacgccgccgccgacgaccccaCGCTGCTCGCGcgcatccgcgccgccgccgacgcgtcccCCTCCCACCGCAGGCTGTTCGTCCACGGCCTTCCACCGCACGCCGACGAGTCCACGCTAGCCGAGGCGTTCTCCCGCTTCGGCCCCCTCGCCGAGTGCGACGTCGTCGCGCGGCGCGCCACGGGGGCGTGCAAGGGGTTCGGCTTCGTCACGTTCctgtcccgcgccgccgcccgccgcgcgctccgcggcggcgtcgtcgtcgccggccgcgccgtctcAGCCCAgttcgccaccgccggcgcggaCCCGTcctccggcgccgcggcggcggggaggcgggtgTACGTGACGAACGTCGCGCCGGGCGCGAGCGCGGAGCGGCTGCGCGCCTTCTTCGCGGGGTTCGGGGAGCTCGAGGGCGGGCCGTTCGGCTTCGACGCCGACAcgggctcctcctcccgcgGGTGCGCCCTCTTCGTGTAccgcgcggcggagggcgcCAGGAGGGCGCTCGAGGAGCCGTACCGCGTCTTCGAGGGGCGCACGCTGCACTgccagctcgccgccgaccccgccaGGAAGAGCAAaccacgcgcgccgccgccgccaccacctgccCCGGCTGCCGTGGCGTCACCGCTGCCGGCGCTGCAGCCGGTTCTTGACGCCGTCGTGGCGTCCGGCGTCGGGGACCTTGCAAAGTACGCGCAGAACCCGGCACAGGCCGCGGCATTACTCGGGAAGAACCCGATTCTTGCAGCTGCTGTGCTGAATTCTGCATTGGCATCCACTACAGCTGCGCTGAAGCCGAACCCAGCAGCTGCATCATCCATAAATCCGGCTGCTGTTGCCCGCAGTAGTCCGGTGGCTGCACCTGCAATGAAGCCATTGGCACCTCGGAGTCCAGCAGCTGATGCAGCAGCGGTGGTGCCATCTCCGGTGAAGATTGGTGCTGGAATAAGCGGCGGTGCAGGACTGCTTGGGCCATACAAGCCACCGTCCTCGCCAATGTTGGCTTCCTCCATTGGACAAAGGGATCAGTGCTGA